One Parashewanella spongiae genomic window, TCGACGTTTTCCACTAAACGTGTCAATTAAGTGTAAGTCATCAAGCTCTTCACTGAATAATAATTCAGCAGGTCGTGTTCTTTGTAATTCTGCTTCTAATGCTTCTTCACCAGCTAATTCACTGATGACGAAACGCCCTGAGGCTAAGTCTAGTGTCGCATATCCATAAAGGGATTTATGTTGATAAACAGCGGCAAGTAGATTGTCTCTATTCTCGTGTAGTAATGCTTCGTCGGTAAGCGTACCAGGAGTAATTATACGGACAACCTTACGCTCAACAGGTCCTTTTGACGTTGCGGGATCACCAATTTGTTCACAAATAGCAACGGATTGACCAAGTTGAACCAATTTTGCTAAATAACCCTCAATGGCATGATAAGGAATTCCGGCCATAGGAATGGCATTACCGCCTGATTTGCCACGTGCAGTTAATGAAATACTGAGTAGTTCGGAGGCTTTTTTAGCGTCATCGAAAAATAGTTCGTAAAAATCACCCATTCGGTAAAACAACAACATATCAGAATGTTGTGCTTTCATGGTCAAGTACTGACGCATCATAGGGGTGTGATTGTCTAAATTGGGTAGCTCAGCTTTCATTGGTGCAGGTTATCTCGGCTATTTCATCAAATATCTAAAAGCAATACTAGCAAGTTTTTAACAGAAAAATCCCAACAATTTTTACTGGTTTTAAAGTCAATATAAATAAATTTGTCGAATCCTCTTGATACTGTATGATTGTACAGTATACTAACAATCATTAAGAATTAGTTAGAGAAGTTCACAATGGGTGACTTCAGAAAGCTAATTACAACTTTATATTATTCAAAATGATAACCCGATACTGAGAGGATAGAAAATGAAGAACGATCCAAATAAAGAAAAAGCGCTCACCGCAGTATTGGGCCAGATTGAAAAGCAATTTGGTAAAGGTTCTATCATGAAATTGGGTGAAGATCGCTCAATGGATGTTGAAACTATCTCAACGGGATCATTAGCACTTGATGTTGCATTAGGAGCAGGTGGTTTACCTATGGGACGTATTGTTGAAATATACGGCCCTGAGTCATCAGGTAAAACAACGTTAACATTGGAAGTTATCGCTGCAGCACAAAAACAAGGGAAAACCTGTGCATTTATTGATGCTGAGCATGCTTTGGATCCTGGCTATGCAAAAAATCTTGGTGTAGATATTGATAATTTACTGTGTTCACAGCCAGACACTGGTGAACAAGCATTAGAAATCTGTGATGCGTTAACACGTTCAGGAGCTGTAGATGTCATTATTGTCGACTCGGTTGCAGCATTGACACCAAAAGCAGAAATAGAAGGTGAAATTGGTGATTCACACATGGGCTTAGCGGCACGTATGATGAGCCAAGCAATGCGTAAGCTTGCTGGTAACCTTAAGCAATCCAATACACTGCTTATCTTCATTAACCAAATTCGTATGAAAATTGGTGTAATGTTTGGTAACCCAGAAACAACAACTGGTGGTAACGCGCTTAAGTTTTATGCTTCTGTTCGTCTTGATATTCGCCGTACAGGTGCCATTAAAGAAGGCGACCAAGTTGTTGGTAACGAAACCCGCGTTAAAGTCGTTAAAAACAAAATTGCAGCACCATTTAAACAAGCTGAATTTCAGATTTTATATGGGAAGGGCATTAATAGCATGGGCGAGTTAGTTGATTTGGGCGTTCTGCACAAGTTAGTTGAAAAAGCGGGTGCTTGGTATAGCTACAAAGGTGACAAAATTGGCCAAGGCCGCGCTAATGCTGGTAAATTTATGGTTGAGAACCCTGGTATAGCTCAAGAACTTGAAGAAACATTGCGTTCATTATTATTAAGCAAGCCATCCGCATCTGACTCTGCTACTAGCGAAGAAAATGTAGATTTAGAGACTGGTGAAGTATTTTAACCGTAGTCATGATGAAATATACGGCTTATCAAACCGCGGTTTGGCTTTTAGCCAGCCGCGATTATTCTCACAATCAAATCAAAGCCAAACTTCTTGATAAAGGATACGAAGAGCCTGAAATAGACACTACCCTTGAACGGTGTGTAACGAGTGGCTATATCGATGATGCAAGATATGCTACTGCTTTAATTAGAAGCCACATAAATAAAGGTCATGGAGTAATGCGCATTCGACAATCTCTGCATCAAAAAGGGTTACAGGCTGATATTATCACTCTAAGAATCGAAGAATCAGAGTGTGATTGGTTCGAACTTGCTAAGTGTAAAGCTCAAAAAAAG contains:
- the recA gene encoding recombinase RecA, yielding MKNDPNKEKALTAVLGQIEKQFGKGSIMKLGEDRSMDVETISTGSLALDVALGAGGLPMGRIVEIYGPESSGKTTLTLEVIAAAQKQGKTCAFIDAEHALDPGYAKNLGVDIDNLLCSQPDTGEQALEICDALTRSGAVDVIIVDSVAALTPKAEIEGEIGDSHMGLAARMMSQAMRKLAGNLKQSNTLLIFINQIRMKIGVMFGNPETTTGGNALKFYASVRLDIRRTGAIKEGDQVVGNETRVKVVKNKIAAPFKQAEFQILYGKGINSMGELVDLGVLHKLVEKAGAWYSYKGDKIGQGRANAGKFMVENPGIAQELEETLRSLLLSKPSASDSATSEENVDLETGEVF
- a CDS encoding regulatory protein RecX is translated as MMKYTAYQTAVWLLASRDYSHNQIKAKLLDKGYEEPEIDTTLERCVTSGYIDDARYATALIRSHINKGHGVMRIRQSLHQKGLQADIITLRIEESECDWFELAKCKAQKKFADKSIVDYKDKAKRIRFLMGQGFDYEQSCYALT